The Osmerus eperlanus chromosome 9, fOsmEpe2.1, whole genome shotgun sequence genomic sequence TTTCCCATGCCTCGGGCCTATTCTGCCTCTGTCATATTGTCACGATCCATTACATATGACTTAATGAGGGGCTTTATCCGGTTAGCCCCAGCTTTTATGACGGCTGGACATTATGTGTGCAGCCCTCGTCAGGCCTGTGAGATGGAGTCGGGACTCTACGTGTGCATTCAGGGTGGCAACATGGATTTAGACAGGGCATCTGTACGTCatccccctacctctcccctccactgttTTTGCCAATGCGACATTTTGGACAGTGCTTAGTTTGGCAACATAGCACATCTGCTGAGAGAGCTGTTTTGGTTGAGAGCTGTGTATTACCCCAGAGATCTCACTCAATTACACTGTAGTTGGGAAAATCCATGTTATTGGTTGAAGTAACTCATACAGTATTTTGAACTCAAAATAAACTTTTACTTTTGGAACGATGCCACGGACCAACAATTCTTTCTAAGCAGAACCCACTGTTATCTACAATGTTCACACAGCAGTTTACAGACCTAAAAATCTCATTTATGagcatgtgaatgtgttttccAGTCCACCACGCCTGGAACTCACAAAGGTCTCGTAATTATGCTGCCGTTATAGTGTGCAGAAGCTCAGCTCATTGATATTCCTGCTAGTAGAAAGCTAATTGGAGCTTAGAACTCTTACTCTTAGATAGGGAAATTATAGTCAATTCTAGTTCTTGGCGCCAAAACCCAGTTTTTATTTCTGTGAACTGTGTGGATTTCCGCTAATGACACAAAGAGAATGCACACATTGCTACAAATTACACTCAATAAAAAAGACTAATATCTTGTCTGATTCTTGATATTTTGGACCTCACAGCAGTTTTTAGGACGGTTGCTGTTGTGTTCTCAAGCGAGGTGTAACTCTCCATTTCTGTTGTGTCCAGGTGGTGTGTTGAGCCCAAGCACAGCCCAGTGCTGGATCCCAGAGGGACTGTCAGTGTGGTTAGGACCCTTGAGACccaggagggtggatggagcgaTCACGGACGGGGAATCCGGGGACATCCGCCTGCCTCTGGTTGGGGCTGGTGTCTGTGGCAGTAGCCTTCCTGTGCACGGAGGCCCGGACCACTCCGAGCCCAGCGGTGGCCAACCACAATGCCACCTGCAAGGGAAACTCAAAGTGCAACCCTGGGATCATCCTGCCCATCTGGTACCCGGAGGACCCCTCCATGGGGGACAAGATTGCGCGGGTCATCGTCTACTTTGTGGCCATGATCTACATGTTCCTCGGCGTGTCTATCATCGCCGACCGCTTCATGGCGGCCATTGAGGTCATTACCTCCCAGGAGAAAGAGATTGTCATCAAGAGGCCCAATGGGGAGacgaccaccaccaccatccggGTGTGGAACGAGACGGTGTCCAACCTCACCCTGATGGCCCTGGGCTCCTCCGCCCCCGAGATCATGCTCTCCGTCATCGAGGTGTGCGGACACGGCTTCGAGGCCGGCCAGCTGGGCCCGGCCACCATCGTGGGAAGCGCCGCCTTCAACATGTTCGTCATCATcggcctgtgtgtgtccgtcatcCCCGAAGGGGAGACGCGTAAGATCAAGCACCTGCGGGTGTTCTTCGTCACGGCGGGCTGGAGCATCTTCGCCTACATCTGGCTCTACATGATCCTGGCCGTGTTCTCGCCCAACGTGGTGCAGATCTGGGAGGGCCTGGTCACGCTCTCCTTCTTCCCCATCTGCGTGGTCCTGGCCTGGGTGGCCGACCGCCGGCTGCTGTTCTACAAGTTCATGCGCAAGAAGTACCGCGCGGACAAGCACAGAGGCGTCATCATCGAGACGGAGGGCGACCGCTCCAAGGGCATCGAAATGGACGGCAAGATGGCCAACTCGCATTTCGCCGACGGCGGCGCCACCAGCAACCTGATGGGCCTGATCGAGGGCAAGGAGGTGGACGAGTCCCGCCGCGACATGATCCGCATCCTCAAGGACCTGAAGCAGAAGCACCCGGAGAAGGAGCTGGACCAGCTGGTGGAGATGGCCAACTACTACGCCCTGTCCCACCAGCAGAAGAGCCGGGCCTTCTACCGCATCCAGGCCACGCGCATGATGACGGGCGCCGGCAACATCCTGAAGAAGCACGTGGCGGAGCAGGCCAAGAGGAGCGCCAGCGTCCTGGAGGTCCACGTGGAGGAGCCCGAGGAGTACGTGTCCCGCATCGCCTTCGACCCCGCCGTCTACCAGTGCCTGGAGAACTGTGGGGCCGCCCTGCTGACCCTGGtcaggaaggggggggacatCTCCAAGACCATCTACGTGGACTACAAGACAGAGGACGGCTCGGCCAACGCGGGGGCGGACTACGAGTTCACCGAGGGCACGGTGGTGTTCAAAGCGGGCGAGGTGGTGAAGGACATCAGTGTCGGCATCATCGACGACGACATCTTCGAGGAGGACGAGCACTTCTTCGTGCGCCTCAGCAACGTGCGAGTCCTGGAGGCGGAGGACGAGCTGCTGTCCCCCAACAGCCTCCCGTACCCCCGGGCCATGCTGGGGTGTTCCCCCGTGGCCACCGTCACCATCCTGGACGACGACCACGCCGGCATCTTCACCTTCGAGAGCGACTCGGCGCACGTGAGCGAGAGCGTGGGCGTCATGGAGGTGAAGGTGCTGAGGACTTCCGGGGCGCGCGGGACCGTCATCGTGCCCTTCCGCTCGGTGGAAGGACTGgccaagggaggaggggaggacttCGAAGACATCTACGGAGAGCTGGAGTTCAAAAACGATGAGACCTGGTAAGAGAATACTTCTTTATTGATTGTTGCGGCCCGATTGATTGCTGTGATCTCTGGGATGCGTTACGTAAGCTGTGTTGATTGTGTGGGAGCTGGCTGCGTGCTGTGTTCATTTATCTGCCTGGTTTTTAATCACGCCAAGGTCTTGAGTTTTTTTAAGTGTCTTTTAGGTGTCATAAATAATGGATCTTCTATGCTTGTCTACTGATGCACTGTTGATAGATGGGGTTTGTTTTCTAATAGAAACTGGACGATTTTTACCTTGCATTAAATCCTAAAATGATACTCCATGGATTCACATACTTTTTGTCTGCTTCTTGGCCTTTTCAAAACCTGTAAAGGGGAGTTACCTCAGTATCTgtgctgttcaggtgcaggtGGTCCAAATTAATTGATTACATCTGGATTGATTGAGAGCCCTGCCTAATCAGAGATAGTCGGAGAAAGTCCTTTTGGTCTAAAAGGATGTTTGGGCTTGAGGATCAGTTGACCATGAATGAGCTATTTTATGTTTTACTGTCTTATAATCATTAGATTCAGGATTGAATATGCCACATACGATGATGTTTCCAAACGTCACCGTTGGACTGTCACTAGGACATTGTCCTCTTGAACATTTGGGAAAAAGGACTGTGATTTTGTTATTTCCTGTAAACAACTAGCCTACAGGTTGAATCAGAATTGAATATCCTTCATATAAGGTGATTTGTTTTTGCTTTTTAAATCATGCTTTAGTGATGCGCTGACATTGCCACAATGCATGACAGAAACTTCTGGGTAAAAAAAACGAACACGGATTGGAGAACATTTCCACCCTCTGGATAACTGAAGTCACACGCACGCAAGAACACACTcgcccccactcctctcctgtttCCTCATGAGAGATTCTGCACACATCAAGCCGTTCTGACAGTGATTCAGTGTCTCTGGCGTCATGCAATAGGGATTCAACTTCGGGATTCGTCACACAACTGTGGAAACCTTGAgtatcccccctctccttccccaaaccccagccccagccccctcccccagccccagcccccagcccgcatccccctcccccttaaccCCCCCTCATGTTTCTAATCCCCTCCACTTTAGTTGTCATCGTTGCTGAGGCTCTGGTTCCTGAGCCACACAGTGTGTTTGCgcttctgcagagctgccaGGTGCAGGAGGCTGCAGGAGGAAGTCGCAGGAACACTTGGGTGTGCATCGGAATGCACCCGGCTCCACTTATAGCACTGCTCTGGGATTCTCACCTCAGTGCCACAGTCCAGGGTGTGCATGTCAGGCCCCACAGTATAGTGCTGTGTGCTCCTGGTAGCTCTGTGCTACACTGCTGGTGTCTTACCTCAGGCCTTTTGGGAAAAGAAAGTGTCtttggagggaaaaaaagattGATGGTAATTGAAAAGCTTTGTGTCGCTGGCTGTACATATTATAGATATATACTGAAGCAAAGCCAGGCCTGTCCTTTTCTCCTTGCCATGCGTGCGTGTCACGGTCACCCCACAAGCGAGGATCCAGGCTGTTGGCAGGGCTCTGGGGGGCAGGcagaccaggggaggagggaggggggtggggaggtgggatGAGGGACCAGGGGGGACGAGGGACCAGGGGGGTGGCAGGCGTgggatctgggggggggggggggggggggggatgcgggGCGGGTAATGTTATGGTGTTATCAGCAGGCCACTGGGGCATGCGCTGCTTGGAGCGGCCTCTGGTTGACTGGTGTCTGGAGGCTGACTGGGACAGGCTGGAGGCCGTAGGGGAGGTCGGtcgtgagagagggggaggtctggggaggtctggggaggagggggctgatgGGATGTCGTCTCCATTGTGATACAGCACGGCCCATCGATCTGCTCATTGTGTTGTCTGAGCTGGATGCGCAGGTCCCACTGCTCCTACAAGCAGCATGCAGAGCAGGAGCGCTGTGTCAACGAGCGGCCCAACAGCCTTCGTCTTCGCGCTGTCGGCTGGAACGTTTATTATGGAGAACGGAAGATTCAAATCTTGGGAGAGCCTTTTGGAGTTGCACACCACCGATAGTCCTCTCTGATTGGGTGCACTGCAGAAAGTGAAAAGATTTTGCTCCTGAATAAGGTTGGTGGAGTGCAGGAGGCCAGGGCACGGCCATAGGTCACAGTGCCTGACTCCTGATCGATTGTGAACTCACTCTGTAGACTTTGATGAGGTCTGAATGCCGCCACAGATGAAAACACAGTCGAGAATAGTAGTCTTTCTGTCTATTTCTCTACAAGAGGACCATAGTATATATGGAGATATTCTCTCACCTTGTCAGGAactgcgggagggggggggggttcggggAATGGCAATCTGTCTAAAAATGTCTTAATTATGGTGGGGGAGTAATTAATTTGATTCTGTgtgcagccagagagagagaacagtgagAAATAGAGGGTAAGATAAAAGCAGGTTGCGTCTTGACAGCCCTATCCAGCAGCACATTTAAACATTCATGAGGATGTCTTCTGGAAGGGGACCGTGTGGAGGAGGTTGTGTGTTGACTTTACTGCACACACGTGTCCTTTTTCTCTGCCTTCATGCTTCCCTTTGTGACCGTTCATATGTTAAATAGAACCAAAGTCCATTCAGTGTGACGTTGACGATGCACAGTACATAAACATGTCGTATATCATATGTCCTGCATGTACATGCCCCAGCATTCCAAATGTTACTGTAAAATCGAGAATGATTTACGAAAAGGCCAGTTCATTTTTAGTTAACTCATTCATTCATagtttatgaaaaaaaaaaggagtGAGGCTGCCCGGTTTCCTGTTTAGCTCTGATTAGCATGAGCAGGCTAAACGAGAGTGTGGCCGGGTCCTGGCTGGgaggcagcaggctgggggatGTTCTGTTGCACCATTAGGCCACATGACcagccagctctctctctcccttccaatCCTCTATTAGGGTGCGTTGGCTCCTAATCACTTTTGACACAGTTTGGGTGCCCGTTGTTATCCACCGCAGTTACAGTTGTGTTCTTCTGATGTGGGAGGGCTCCGGTTCTAGGGCTTAGAAATCCTCTATCGAATAGAACCTCTACGAATGTTTGAGTCGGATGTTTGAGTTGAACTTCTCTTTTGATGGCAACACGTTAGTGAGGTCTAATGGATGTGAACCACCATCAGGTTCATAAATATCCAGCGGGTGGTGTGCACCTATTAGGAGGCTGAAATAGTTGACTCCTAAAAACCTATAGCTCGCTGAGATTGCCTTGACAGGGAAGGGCTAACTATAAATTAAAATgtgttatcattattattaaggGGAACTCCTAGTTGTCAGCATGACCCAAGATGTTTTAGGGGGGTAGATGGGGAGTTGCCAGAGCCAGGATTTAACGGATGGGTGAAGCGCTGAGTTTTATTTGGCTGGTGTAATGAATGGCTGTAGGTGGAGGGTTTCGCTCAGTGAAGGCAACCCAGCTGTTAGGTGTAGCCCCGGCCTCTCTGGAGAGATTTCTGCCCACCCAGGCGCCACTGAGCTCATAAACAAATGGGTGGTGTTCTATGAACGGGCCCAAACCAGATAATGAAACGAGGAAGGTCGCCCATCCCTGTGTACGCATGGCTGTTGATGCACAGTCATGATCCTGGGCTTGTTTATTGTCTCTTTCTTGCCAAGGACATCACGTGCTGAGTTATGTAGGGTCGTAGGGTTGTTTAAATTGTTAGGCTAGGCCCGCCTCTCTGGCCCCGCCCCTTTCCCCCCGCCTTGTGTGTGTCGTTGTCACCTGTCCGTCTCCTGTGTCTGTTCTGAGTGACAGGACATGCGTCCCAACACGCCCTTGCCCTGCTGACCACTCAGCTTGCTTCTGGACACACCCGGAAGGTAGGCCTATCCTCCCTGCTCGACCAATCACAGCTCTCACACCGCCCTGCTCACTTCGTCTACGTcttgggaggagggggtggtggaggagggaggggaggtaggcaTGGGGGGAGAGCTTTGTGGCCCTCTTAGCCCTGGTGGAACAGTAATTACTTGCCTGGAGATTACATGAAGTTATTCTCTGAACCCGGAGAGGCCAGAATGCTGGTCAGTGCTTACCTAAGGGTGCTTCATCTTTTATCTGTCTGGAAGGGAACTGGGTGGCAGGTTCTGATGCCACTTATAACcttggcatgcacacacacacacatacacacacatacacacacccacgcacacacacacatatctatatacctacctacacacagacccacaccaaacacacctacatacacacacattcaaacacatatTCCCTCTCATATATTTGGCACCGTCTCAACACGGCATTCACACTTTTTTGCTCCCCTgta encodes the following:
- the slc8a3 gene encoding sodium/calcium exchanger 3, with protein sequence MGDKIARVIVYFVAMIYMFLGVSIIADRFMAAIEVITSQEKEIVIKRPNGETTTTTIRVWNETVSNLTLMALGSSAPEIMLSVIEVCGHGFEAGQLGPATIVGSAAFNMFVIIGLCVSVIPEGETRKIKHLRVFFVTAGWSIFAYIWLYMILAVFSPNVVQIWEGLVTLSFFPICVVLAWVADRRLLFYKFMRKKYRADKHRGVIIETEGDRSKGIEMDGKMANSHFADGGATSNLMGLIEGKEVDESRRDMIRILKDLKQKHPEKELDQLVEMANYYALSHQQKSRAFYRIQATRMMTGAGNILKKHVAEQAKRSASVLEVHVEEPEEYVSRIAFDPAVYQCLENCGAALLTLVRKGGDISKTIYVDYKTEDGSANAGADYEFTEGTVVFKAGEVVKDISVGIIDDDIFEEDEHFFVRLSNVRVLEAEDELLSPNSLPYPRAMLGCSPVATVTILDDDHAGIFTFESDSAHVSESVGVMEVKVLRTSGARGTVIVPFRSVEGLAKGGGEDFEDIYGELEFKNDETW